A genomic segment from Myxococcales bacterium encodes:
- a CDS encoding PAS domain S-box protein: MLVVDDDTVSRHVLCQALAQAELPYEAVGSGTEALELAVRIKPSVVVLDLVMPPPDGYQVLRILRARAETRDLPVVVLTALDAEGEIARAFEAGADDFVRKPFKAVELVARVRGQLRLHRAVAELARKEKDAQVVLELTQTLASSLDFRDILYTVVRRIADVAKVDRASIVLVREHSQIGYVVAASDDDKLRDLPIDLAQYPEIRQVITTSEPLVIPDTTGHPLGIDQHGGKFSSLAILPIVYEDKPMGVLFLRARQTFAFADRELALCSTIANAMAIALRNARVLQSLRDQTQQVTVARFEAERKLRSLQRYADFFESSADGIVVIDSDGRLLFSNPKAREITGYQEEELRGRALGEFFASEDAGLAHDLRAAFAQGHFPRGVDIRLKRKEGMAITLSINFSSVLREEGVVLCNFRDVTAERTVEAELVKTRNFLRRVIDSSADAIVSADMRGRVLVFNRAAERIYGRTDGEVLGTNVKNLYPSGVAEGVMKAIRTGGGRVDGMRTDVVAADGERVPVALSAALLYEGDTPVGSVGIFTDLRERVRMEQQLAEAQEQLLSQERQAIVAELAGAAAHELNQPLTSVMGYAELLRRKLDRESPGFAAAEVIFKEAERMAEIVRKIGKITKYETKSYVGQARILDLDKASGERQSEPKLGAVQKASSRPGDG; encoded by the coding sequence ATCCTCGTCGTCGACGACGACACGGTGAGCCGTCACGTCCTTTGTCAGGCGCTCGCGCAAGCGGAGCTGCCTTACGAGGCCGTCGGCTCTGGCACCGAAGCGCTTGAGCTTGCGGTTCGCATCAAGCCGTCGGTCGTGGTGCTCGACCTCGTGATGCCGCCGCCCGATGGCTACCAAGTGCTCCGCATCCTGCGCGCGCGCGCCGAAACCAGAGATCTGCCCGTCGTGGTGCTGACGGCGCTCGACGCGGAGGGCGAAATCGCGCGCGCCTTCGAGGCCGGCGCCGACGACTTCGTTCGCAAGCCTTTCAAGGCCGTGGAGCTCGTCGCGCGCGTGCGAGGGCAGCTGCGCTTGCACCGCGCCGTCGCCGAGCTCGCGCGCAAGGAGAAGGACGCGCAGGTCGTCCTCGAGCTCACGCAGACGCTGGCCTCGAGCCTCGACTTCCGCGACATCCTCTACACCGTCGTGCGGCGCATCGCCGACGTCGCGAAGGTCGACCGCGCGAGCATCGTCCTCGTCCGTGAGCACAGTCAGATCGGCTACGTCGTCGCTGCGTCGGACGACGATAAGCTGCGCGACCTGCCCATCGACTTGGCGCAATACCCAGAGATTCGCCAAGTCATCACGACCAGCGAGCCGCTCGTCATTCCCGACACCACGGGCCACCCGCTCGGCATCGATCAGCACGGTGGCAAGTTCTCGAGCCTCGCGATCTTGCCCATCGTCTACGAAGACAAGCCCATGGGCGTCCTCTTCTTGCGTGCGCGCCAGACCTTCGCCTTCGCGGATCGCGAGCTCGCTTTGTGCAGCACCATCGCCAACGCCATGGCCATCGCGCTCCGCAACGCCCGCGTCCTTCAGAGCCTTCGCGATCAGACGCAGCAGGTCACGGTTGCGCGCTTCGAGGCGGAGCGAAAGCTCCGGTCGCTGCAGCGCTACGCCGACTTCTTCGAGAGCTCCGCCGACGGCATCGTCGTCATCGACAGCGACGGGCGTCTCCTCTTCTCGAACCCGAAGGCGAGGGAGATCACCGGCTACCAGGAGGAGGAGCTCCGCGGTCGCGCCCTCGGCGAGTTCTTCGCGTCGGAAGACGCGGGCCTCGCTCACGACCTCCGCGCCGCCTTTGCTCAAGGGCACTTCCCCCGCGGCGTCGACATCCGCTTGAAGCGCAAGGAGGGGATGGCCATCACCCTCAGCATCAACTTCTCGTCGGTGCTCCGCGAGGAGGGCGTCGTTCTCTGCAACTTCCGCGACGTGACGGCCGAGCGAACCGTCGAGGCTGAGCTCGTCAAAACGCGGAATTTCCTTCGGCGCGTCATCGACAGCTCCGCCGACGCCATCGTCAGCGCCGACATGCGGGGACGGGTCCTCGTCTTCAACCGCGCCGCCGAGCGCATCTACGGCCGCACCGACGGTGAGGTCCTCGGCACCAACGTGAAGAACCTGTACCCGAGCGGCGTCGCCGAAGGCGTCATGAAGGCCATTCGAACGGGCGGCGGCCGCGTCGACGGCATGCGCACCGACGTCGTCGCCGCCGACGGCGAGCGCGTCCCGGTGGCGCTCTCGGCCGCGCTCCTCTACGAGGGCGACACGCCCGTCGGCTCGGTCGGTATCTTCACCGACCTTCGCGAGCGCGTCCGCATGGAGCAACAGCTCGCCGAGGCGCAAGAGCAGCTCTTGTCGCAGGAGCGGCAGGCCATCGTGGCCGAGCTCGCCGGCGCCGCGGCCCACGAGCTCAACCAGCCGCTCACGAGCGTCATGGGCTACGCCGAGCTTTTGCGCAGGAAGCTCGACCGCGAGTCGCCAGGCTTCGCCGCCGCCGAGGTCATCTTCAAAGAGGCCGAGCGCATGGCCGAGATCGTTCGAAAGATCGGCAAGATCACCAAGTACGAAACCAAGTCGTACGTCGGACAGGCGCGCATCCTGGACCTCGACAAGGCGAGCGGTGAGCGGCAGAGCGAGCCCAAGCTGGGCGCCGTCCAAAAGGCCTCCTCGCGCCCAGGAGATGGCTGA
- a CDS encoding two-component sensor histidine kinase — translation MRRPKDGHDPISAVPMSGPQQRSSDVVFPRGEQPSSSRSRSDSTLPPAWGERLLRIVWETPQNANDEEVMREVVSALCELLPGVAVGAASSRVADAAQTAVVHLVRSSPHEEIRVDVVSTVEGPLFPAQAHEAVVSVPTDDGQVALHVAADDPDTVSEASLALAALRRAILLLARNLENARLTTVGAADGEAKRVLAAQMVQADKLASLGQIAAGMVHELNNPLTSIVAYSEYLVKRWLARTDQVDPHELERLERISTSANRLLRFTRDLVTYARPATETLAPIAIQTIVDQAVIFCEHLLSEHKTTVVRSYAEGSLAIRGSGEQLTQVFVNLFTNACHAMATGGTITVMTDLDANGQSVRVVVEDAGHGIDAANLGRVFAPFFTTKAAGTGTGLGLSIVKSIVDAHQGRIWAESEPQKGARFVIVLPRA, via the coding sequence ATGCGTCGCCCCAAGGACGGCCACGACCCGATCTCCGCGGTCCCGATGTCGGGACCGCAGCAGCGCTCCAGCGACGTCGTGTTCCCTCGCGGCGAGCAGCCGTCTTCGTCGCGCTCGCGTTCCGATTCCACGTTGCCGCCGGCCTGGGGCGAACGCCTCCTCAGAATCGTCTGGGAGACGCCGCAGAACGCCAACGACGAAGAGGTCATGCGCGAGGTCGTGTCGGCCTTGTGTGAGCTCTTGCCCGGCGTGGCCGTCGGCGCCGCTTCGTCGCGCGTCGCCGACGCCGCGCAGACCGCCGTGGTCCACCTCGTTCGGTCCTCGCCGCACGAAGAGATCCGCGTAGACGTCGTCTCGACGGTGGAAGGGCCGCTATTTCCCGCGCAAGCGCACGAGGCCGTCGTGTCAGTGCCCACCGACGACGGCCAGGTCGCGCTCCACGTCGCCGCCGACGATCCCGACACCGTGTCGGAGGCGAGCCTCGCGCTCGCCGCGTTGCGCCGCGCCATTCTGCTCTTGGCGCGCAACCTCGAGAACGCGCGCCTCACGACCGTGGGCGCCGCCGACGGCGAGGCGAAGCGCGTGCTCGCGGCCCAAATGGTTCAAGCCGACAAGCTCGCGTCGTTAGGGCAAATCGCCGCCGGCATGGTCCACGAGCTGAACAATCCCCTCACATCCATCGTGGCGTATTCGGAGTACCTCGTGAAAAGGTGGCTCGCCCGCACCGATCAAGTCGACCCGCATGAGCTCGAGCGCCTCGAGCGCATCAGCACGTCGGCCAACCGGCTCCTGCGATTCACGCGCGATCTCGTGACCTACGCGCGCCCCGCGACCGAGACGCTGGCGCCCATTGCGATTCAGACCATCGTCGATCAAGCGGTCATCTTCTGCGAGCACCTCTTGAGCGAGCACAAGACGACCGTCGTTCGCTCCTACGCCGAGGGCTCGCTGGCCATTCGAGGGTCGGGCGAGCAATTGACGCAGGTCTTCGTGAACCTGTTCACGAACGCGTGCCACGCCATGGCCACCGGCGGCACCATCACCGTGATGACCGATCTCGATGCCAACGGGCAATCGGTCCGGGTCGTCGTGGAGGACGCGGGGCATGGCATCGATGCGGCGAACCTCGGCCGCGTGTTCGCCCCGTTCTTCACGACCAAGGCCGCTGGCACCGGCACCGGGCTCGGGCTCTCCATCGTGAAGAGCATCGTCGACGCGCACCAAGGTCGCATTTGGGCGGAGAGCGAGCCCCAGAAGGGCGCCCGTTTCGTCATCGTCCTCCCGCGGGCCTGA
- a CDS encoding outer membrane protein transport protein, whose amino-acid sequence MRHPHARLDTARLLVAFGAALLASAPVAAHATNVTEFPDNGSEQMARGGAWVARASDPLATAFNPAGLAGQRTAFTIQANLTLHDACFTRLKAANDTTDDSVAPGQHYPNVCAESKIFPNPQLGFNYRATDRIGIGFAVLGPSGVGGHKWPEFVNTANGPAAAPNRYLLVEGKSTFLTPTLGAGFEVIDGLRLGAAFSWGIIKAKFNNASPALNGNNLNPRGNDIDATLIVADYFVPQLRFGALYSPTEFFDVGLSYKWSDAVKARGDAYTRANYYTPAVANGNKSGVVDGDTSVNDCNRGPAAAGVCGDGNNATLKLAVPMEARIGFRYHQPRGAAKPHSRDPIADDVFDAEVDFTWANNSAFENLEIRFPGTAQGEGIIPANGTPGVIPPSADVPHFYKDVLGVRVGGDINVLPNQLALRLGGYYETKAQDDRYQNTDFVGGSRVGLAAGGTYRLPVGATGSVDLMLGFMHVFVSDQKNEDANGEGVSALAGSPCNPTQPSGQPCEGGKTRYRTVWPINLGTITNAFNVLNVGAAYKF is encoded by the coding sequence ATGCGACACCCTCACGCTCGCCTCGATACCGCTCGATTGTTGGTCGCCTTCGGCGCCGCGCTCCTGGCCTCGGCGCCGGTGGCTGCCCACGCCACCAACGTCACCGAGTTCCCTGACAACGGCTCCGAGCAGATGGCGCGCGGTGGCGCCTGGGTCGCGCGGGCAAGCGATCCGCTCGCCACGGCGTTCAACCCCGCCGGCCTCGCCGGCCAGCGAACCGCGTTTACGATTCAGGCGAACCTGACGCTCCACGACGCATGTTTCACGCGGCTCAAGGCCGCCAACGACACGACCGACGACTCGGTGGCGCCGGGGCAGCACTATCCGAACGTCTGCGCCGAATCGAAGATCTTTCCGAACCCGCAGCTCGGCTTCAACTACCGCGCCACGGACCGCATCGGCATCGGCTTCGCGGTCCTCGGCCCGAGCGGCGTGGGCGGCCACAAGTGGCCCGAGTTCGTCAACACCGCCAACGGGCCCGCGGCGGCGCCGAACCGGTACCTCCTCGTGGAGGGCAAGAGCACGTTCCTTACGCCGACCCTTGGCGCCGGCTTCGAGGTCATCGACGGCCTAAGGCTCGGTGCGGCCTTCTCGTGGGGCATCATCAAAGCGAAATTCAACAACGCCTCGCCGGCCCTCAACGGCAACAACCTGAACCCGCGTGGCAACGACATCGACGCGACGCTCATCGTGGCCGACTACTTCGTGCCGCAGCTCCGCTTCGGTGCGCTCTACAGCCCCACGGAGTTTTTTGACGTCGGCCTGTCGTACAAGTGGAGCGACGCGGTCAAGGCCCGCGGCGACGCCTACACGCGAGCGAACTACTACACGCCAGCGGTGGCCAACGGAAACAAGAGCGGCGTCGTCGACGGTGACACGTCGGTCAACGATTGCAACCGTGGCCCGGCCGCGGCCGGCGTCTGCGGCGACGGCAACAACGCCACGCTGAAGCTCGCCGTGCCCATGGAGGCTCGCATCGGGTTCCGCTACCACCAGCCGCGCGGCGCCGCGAAGCCGCACTCGCGCGATCCGATCGCCGACGATGTCTTTGACGCCGAGGTCGACTTCACCTGGGCCAACAACAGCGCCTTCGAGAACCTGGAGATTCGCTTCCCCGGCACGGCGCAGGGCGAAGGCATCATTCCGGCGAACGGGACCCCAGGCGTCATTCCGCCGAGCGCCGATGTGCCCCACTTCTACAAGGACGTGCTGGGGGTTCGCGTCGGCGGGGATATCAACGTTCTCCCCAACCAGCTCGCCCTCCGTCTCGGCGGCTACTACGAGACCAAGGCGCAAGACGACCGCTACCAAAATACGGATTTCGTCGGCGGCTCGCGCGTCGGCCTCGCGGCCGGCGGCACCTACCGCCTGCCGGTCGGCGCCACGGGCAGCGTCGATCTCATGCTCGGCTTCATGCACGTCTTCGTCTCCGATCAGAAGAACGAAGACGCCAACGGCGAAGGCGTCTCGGCCCTCGCCGGATCGCCCTGCAACCCGACCCAGCCGAGCGGTCAGCCCTGTGAGGGCGGCAAGACGCGCTACCGCACCGTTTGGCCGATCAACCTCGGGACCATCACGAACGCCTTCAACGTCCTCAACGTGGGCGCGGCGTACAAGTTCTGA
- the trxB gene encoding thioredoxin-disulfide reductase codes for MTEPHKVIIIGSGPAGHAAGIYAARANLKPVMFEGLVRGGIPGGQLMITNDVENYPGFPTKVTGPDLMKAFREQSLHQGVDIRSEDVNKIDLSQRPYRIWAGDDDVMHSAHALILATGARANWLNLESEQALQGRGVSACAVCDGAFFKNQDVMVVGGGDTAMEESMYLSGICKSVTLVHRRGEFRASKTMQERVFKNPKIKVMYDTVVDQVLDVQKGEVTGARVKNIKTGAMADVPVTGFFVAIGHTPNSELVKGQLELHENEYIKTKPGTAQTSVPGVFACGDVQDFVYRQAVTAAGSGCMAALDAERWLAANVAH; via the coding sequence ATGACTGAACCGCACAAGGTGATCATCATTGGCTCTGGCCCTGCCGGCCACGCGGCCGGGATTTACGCGGCCCGGGCGAACTTGAAGCCCGTCATGTTCGAGGGGCTCGTGCGCGGCGGCATTCCCGGCGGCCAGCTCATGATCACCAACGACGTCGAGAACTATCCGGGCTTTCCCACGAAGGTCACCGGGCCCGACTTGATGAAGGCGTTCCGCGAACAGTCGCTGCATCAAGGCGTCGACATCCGCAGCGAGGACGTCAACAAGATCGACCTTTCGCAGCGGCCGTATCGCATCTGGGCCGGCGACGACGACGTGATGCACTCGGCGCACGCGCTCATTCTCGCGACGGGCGCTCGCGCCAACTGGCTCAACCTCGAGAGCGAGCAAGCGCTCCAAGGCCGCGGCGTCTCGGCCTGCGCCGTGTGTGACGGTGCGTTCTTCAAAAACCAAGACGTCATGGTCGTCGGCGGCGGCGACACGGCCATGGAAGAGTCGATGTACCTCTCGGGCATCTGCAAGTCGGTGACGCTGGTCCATCGCCGCGGCGAGTTTCGCGCCTCGAAGACGATGCAAGAGCGCGTCTTCAAGAATCCGAAGATCAAGGTCATGTACGACACCGTCGTCGACCAGGTCCTCGACGTGCAAAAGGGTGAGGTCACCGGCGCGCGCGTCAAGAACATCAAGACTGGCGCGATGGCCGACGTTCCCGTCACGGGCTTCTTCGTCGCCATCGGGCACACGCCCAACTCGGAGCTCGTGAAGGGCCAGCTCGAGCTTCACGAGAACGAGTACATCAAGACCAAGCCGGGCACGGCGCAGACGAGCGTCCCCGGCGTCTTCGCCTGCGGCGACGTGCAGGACTTCGTGTATCGCCAGGCGGTCACGGCGGCGGGCTCAGGCTGCATGGCCGCGCTCGACGCCGAGCGCTGGCTCGCGGCGAACGTCGCGCATTGA
- a CDS encoding cyclic nucleotide-binding domain-containing protein, with protein MAEPETHVDMLAKVPLFDGLSRDALAVVASATKEEGFERGTRIFQYGELGEKLYVIIEGKVRISREVAGMGEEALAVLGVGEVFGDMALLDEIPRSADATAHERVRLLAIGKRDFDELLFLHKDIAYEVLWSCVRMLSGRLRETNDKLTFLSTSGKF; from the coding sequence ATGGCTGAGCCCGAGACACACGTCGACATGCTCGCCAAGGTTCCGCTCTTTGACGGCCTCTCACGCGACGCGCTCGCCGTCGTCGCGTCGGCGACGAAAGAGGAGGGGTTCGAGCGCGGCACGCGGATCTTCCAGTACGGCGAGCTGGGTGAGAAGCTCTACGTCATCATCGAAGGCAAGGTGCGCATCTCGCGCGAGGTCGCCGGCATGGGCGAAGAAGCGCTCGCCGTTCTGGGCGTCGGCGAGGTCTTCGGCGACATGGCGCTCCTAGACGAGATCCCTCGCTCCGCCGACGCGACCGCGCATGAGCGCGTGCGCCTCCTGGCCATCGGCAAGCGCGACTTCGACGAGCTGCTCTTCTTGCACAAGGACATCGCCTACGAGGTCCTGTGGAGCTGCGTGCGAATGCTCTCGGGGCGGCTCCGCGAGACCAACGACAAGCTCACGTTCCTCTCCACGAGCGGCAAGTTCTAA
- the lexA gene encoding transcriptional repressor LexA has product MQGLTQRQQMVLDFIRQSIHDRGYPPTLREIGARMGIRSTNGVNDHLRALERKGYLKREDMKSRALRPTDLGNLELPGLKQGDLSPANIDDLNLVEIKVLGRVAAGLPLLAEEHVIDTVKIDRGLLKGGRELFGLKVHGDSMIDAGILSGDYIFVRKQLTANRGDIVVALIGDEATVKYYYPEKDYVRFQPANKEMAPILVRAADFRPTMLLGVVVGVFRKL; this is encoded by the coding sequence ATGCAAGGGCTGACGCAGCGCCAGCAGATGGTCCTCGACTTCATCCGCCAGTCGATTCACGACCGCGGGTATCCCCCAACGCTCCGCGAGATCGGTGCCCGCATGGGCATCCGCTCCACCAACGGCGTCAACGACCACCTCCGCGCCCTTGAGCGCAAGGGGTACTTGAAGCGGGAAGACATGAAGTCTCGTGCGCTCCGGCCCACGGACTTGGGCAACCTGGAGCTGCCTGGCCTCAAGCAAGGCGATCTCAGCCCCGCCAACATCGACGACCTCAACCTCGTCGAGATCAAGGTCCTCGGTCGCGTGGCCGCTGGCCTTCCGCTGCTCGCCGAAGAGCACGTCATCGACACGGTCAAGATCGACCGCGGCCTCTTGAAGGGCGGTCGCGAGCTGTTCGGGCTGAAGGTCCACGGAGACTCGATGATCGACGCCGGCATCCTCAGCGGCGACTACATCTTTGTCCGCAAGCAGCTCACGGCCAACCGTGGCGACATCGTGGTGGCGCTCATCGGAGACGAAGCCACGGTCAAGTACTACTACCCGGAGAAGGACTACGTCCGTTTCCAGCCGGCCAACAAGGAAATGGCGCCCATCCTGGTCCGCGCCGCTGACTTCCGCCCCACGATGCTCCTCGGGGTCGTCGTCGGCGTCTTCCGCAAGCTCTGA
- a CDS encoding DUF4398 domain-containing protein — MRTSAALVAISLLFGAGCGGVHYAVVVTGASGRLAEAREMGAEQQAPFEYYYAKAHLEQAQVEAASAAYSDAARYAATADEYALKAIEATKTKQREGTE, encoded by the coding sequence ATGCGCACGAGTGCCGCTCTTGTCGCGATTTCCCTGCTCTTCGGCGCGGGATGTGGTGGCGTGCACTACGCCGTCGTCGTGACCGGCGCATCGGGGCGCCTTGCCGAGGCCCGCGAGATGGGTGCCGAGCAACAGGCTCCATTTGAGTATTACTACGCGAAGGCGCACCTCGAGCAGGCGCAGGTCGAAGCGGCGTCGGCAGCCTACTCCGACGCGGCTCGCTACGCGGCGACGGCCGACGAGTACGCCCTCAAGGCCATCGAAGCCACCAAGACCAAGCAGCGCGAGGGGACCGAGTGA
- a CDS encoding OmpA family protein — MLTAVRRVMPALVAVSSLSLLSCTQAAVVRGRVQGLGTVVDNAERSGAIQCAPRELALAKAHLRFAEVDLEQGELSQAEAHLAVADPNANAALAMSPPDKCSGRVEGDKDGDGYIDAQDKCPEVPETWNGFEDEDGCADDPDSDGDGVTDSKDMCLMEPEDIDGYLDEDGCPEPDNDLDGIPDNADKCPKAPEDPDGFEDTDGCPEPDNDNDTVLDVDDQCPNQAGPPGGDKPGCPKKSSLVVVTAKEIRITQQIFFEFNKAIIKPQSFPILDAVRDVLVDNNQITLEIQGHTDNVGQAAYNLKLSQSRADSVRQYLVGKGTPPARLTAKGYGMTQPIVPNNNDANRALNRRVQFIRTESGKP, encoded by the coding sequence ATGTTGACGGCGGTTCGGCGGGTCATGCCCGCGCTCGTCGCGGTCTCGTCCTTGTCGCTCCTCTCGTGCACCCAAGCGGCGGTGGTCCGTGGTCGGGTGCAGGGGCTCGGCACGGTCGTCGACAACGCCGAACGCAGCGGCGCCATCCAGTGCGCACCGCGCGAGCTCGCCCTCGCCAAGGCGCACTTGCGCTTCGCCGAGGTCGACCTCGAGCAGGGAGAGCTCTCGCAGGCCGAAGCGCACCTCGCCGTGGCCGACCCGAACGCCAACGCGGCGCTCGCCATGAGCCCGCCCGACAAGTGCAGCGGCCGCGTCGAAGGCGACAAAGACGGCGACGGCTACATCGACGCGCAAGACAAGTGCCCCGAAGTCCCCGAGACGTGGAACGGCTTCGAAGACGAAGACGGCTGCGCGGACGATCCCGACAGCGACGGCGACGGGGTCACCGACTCCAAAGACATGTGCCTCATGGAGCCGGAAGACATCGACGGCTACCTCGACGAGGACGGCTGCCCCGAGCCCGACAACGATCTCGACGGCATCCCGGACAACGCCGACAAGTGTCCGAAGGCTCCGGAAGACCCCGACGGTTTCGAAGACACCGACGGCTGCCCCGAGCCGGACAACGACAACGATACCGTCCTCGACGTCGACGATCAGTGCCCGAATCAAGCGGGCCCGCCCGGCGGCGACAAGCCCGGGTGCCCAAAGAAGTCGAGCCTCGTGGTCGTGACGGCGAAGGAGATCCGCATCACGCAGCAGATCTTCTTCGAGTTCAACAAGGCCATCATCAAGCCCCAGAGCTTCCCGATCCTCGACGCCGTGCGCGACGTGCTCGTCGACAACAACCAGATCACGCTCGAGATTCAGGGCCACACCGACAACGTGGGCCAGGCCGCCTACAACCTGAAGCTCTCGCAGTCGCGCGCCGACTCGGTCCGGCAATACCTCGTTGGCAAGGGCACGCCGCCGGCGCGCCTCACGGCGAAGGGCTACGGCATGACCCAGCCGATCGTCCCCAACAACAACGACGCGAACCGCGCCCTCAACCGCCGCGTCCAGTTCATCCGAACCGAGTCGGGCAAGCCCTAG
- a CDS encoding NAD(P)/FAD-dependent oxidoreductase: protein MGETKSGRPRVVVIGAGFGGLAVVQALRGKPVDVTVVDRTNHHLFQPLLYQVAMAGLSPADIASPIRGVLSEQENVQVLLAEVQGIHLAAKKLTTTAGEVPFDTLIVAAGARNEYFGHADWAERAKGLKTLDDALDIRRRVLLAFEKTEERHITGTPEERARPPGADLTFVVIGGGPTGVELAGAIAELARFALARDFRAIDPKAARVVLIEGGTRVLASFPQRLSDRGAAQLGELGVELRTGWRVQHIDERGVELTRESVTERIDAAIVLWGADVSASPLGADVFVIGDMALFLQDGVPLPGLSPVALQQGRFVARTIGRRMKGLAPETFRYVDKGTMATIGRSRAVAWSGPLQVSGFLAWLMWLFVHLWFLITFRNRVAVLLTWFWSYVTYKRGARLITERS, encoded by the coding sequence ATGGGGGAAACGAAGTCAGGCAGGCCGCGCGTCGTCGTCATTGGCGCAGGTTTCGGTGGGCTCGCGGTGGTCCAAGCGCTGCGTGGCAAGCCCGTCGATGTCACGGTCGTCGACCGCACGAACCATCACCTGTTTCAACCGCTTCTGTATCAGGTCGCCATGGCGGGCCTCTCGCCGGCGGACATCGCTTCACCGATTCGGGGTGTGCTCTCGGAGCAAGAGAACGTGCAGGTCCTGCTCGCCGAGGTCCAGGGCATCCACCTAGCGGCGAAGAAGCTCACGACGACCGCCGGGGAGGTTCCCTTCGACACCCTCATCGTCGCGGCCGGTGCGCGAAACGAATACTTCGGGCACGCCGACTGGGCGGAGCGTGCCAAGGGCCTAAAGACGCTCGACGATGCGCTCGACATTCGTCGGCGGGTCCTCTTGGCCTTCGAGAAGACGGAGGAGCGCCACATCACGGGCACACCGGAAGAGCGCGCGCGGCCGCCGGGCGCCGACCTCACGTTCGTGGTCATCGGCGGCGGTCCCACCGGCGTCGAGCTCGCGGGGGCCATCGCCGAGCTCGCTCGCTTCGCGCTGGCCCGCGACTTTCGCGCCATTGATCCAAAAGCTGCCCGCGTCGTGCTCATCGAGGGAGGCACGCGGGTGCTGGCGTCGTTCCCGCAGCGACTGTCCGATCGGGGCGCGGCGCAACTTGGTGAGCTTGGGGTGGAGCTTCGGACCGGGTGGCGCGTGCAACACATCGACGAGCGCGGCGTCGAGCTGACGCGCGAGTCGGTCACGGAGCGCATCGACGCGGCCATCGTGCTTTGGGGCGCTGACGTCAGCGCTTCGCCGCTCGGCGCCGACGTCTTCGTCATCGGCGACATGGCGCTGTTCCTTCAAGACGGCGTGCCGCTCCCCGGTCTCAGTCCCGTGGCGCTCCAACAAGGTCGGTTCGTCGCTCGCACCATCGGTCGGAGGATGAAGGGCCTCGCGCCGGAGACGTTTCGGTATGTCGACAAGGGCACCATGGCGACCATCGGGCGATCACGCGCCGTGGCGTGGAGCGGCCCCTTGCAGGTCAGCGGATTTCTCGCGTGGCTCATGTGGCTCTTCGTGCACCTGTGGTTCTTGATCACGTTTCGAAATCGCGTGGCGGTCCTGCTGACTTGGTTTTGGTCCTACGTGACCTACAAGCGCGGCGCGCGGCTCATCACCGAACGGTCTTAG